In Vibrio chagasii, the sequence TTCGCAATGAAAGAGTAGTTTCAAGCTACTTGGAATTCTTCGGTGAAGGTGCTCGTGCACTGACTATTGGTGATCGTGCGACTATCTCAAACATGACGCCTGAATACGGGGCGACTGCGGGCATGTTCTACATCGATGAACAGACCATTCAATACCTTAAGTTGACGGGTCGTGAGCCTGAGCAGGTAGAGTTAGTAGAGCTTTACGCTAAGCAAACCGGACTGTGGGCGGATGATCTCGATTCGGCTCAATATGAGCGTGTACTCGAATTTGATTTATCGAAAGTTGAGCGAAACCTTGCAGGACCTTCGAACCCTCATCGCCGCTTACCAACCAGTAAACTTGCCCAGCAAGGTATCAGTCAAGCCTCTTGGAAAGCGCAACACGCTGAACAATATAGCGAAGAGCAAATGCCAGATGGCGCGGTAATTATCGCCGCGATTACCTCTTGCACCAATACCAGTAACCCAAGAAACGTGGTAGCAGCGGGACTAGTGGCGAAAAAAGCCAATCAACTTGGTTTGGTTCGTAAGCCATGGGTGAAAACGTCATTTGCGCCAGGATCTAAAGTCGCCAAGCTCTATCTAGAGTCAGCAGGTTTGCTCCCAGAACTGGAGCAGTTGGGTTTCGGCATTGTCGGCTATGCATGTACGACTTGTAATGGTATGAGCGGGGCATTGGATCCGCAAATTCAACAAGAGGTCATTGAGCGCGACCTCTATTCCACTGCGGTGTTATCAGGAAATCGAAACTTTGATGGTCGAATCCATCCCTATGCTAAACAAGCTTTCCTAGCGTCACCGCCATTGGTGGTTGCTTATGCCTTGGCTGGCACGATTCGTTTTGATATCGAGAAGGACAGCCTAGGCGTAGACAGCAACGGCAACCCTATCTATTTAAGTGACTTGTGGCCGAGTGATGCGGAGATCGATGCGGTTGTTGGCGAGCATGTAAAACCACAACAATTCCAACAAATTTACGTGAAAATGTTCCAGCCAGATGATGAGCAGCTAAGCAATGAGCCGCTATACGATTGGCGACCTAAGAGCACTTATATTCGCAGACCGCCTTATTGGGAAGGTGCGCTCGCAGGTGAACGAAACCTTGCTGGTATGAGACCTCTAGCAATTTTAGGTGACAATATCACCACCGATCATCTGTCACCATCAAATGCGATTCTTGCATCAAGTGCGGCAGGTGAATATCTCGCAAAAATGGATGTTCCAGAAGAGGACTTTAACTCGTATGCGACTCACCGAGGTGATCATTTAACGGCACAAAGAGCAACATTTGCTAATCCGAAACTGTTCAATGAAATGGTCAAAGAGTCAGGGAACGTGGTGCAGGGTTCATTGGCACGAGTGGAGCCTGAAGGACAAGTGACTCGAATGTGGGAAGCGATAGAAACCTACATGAACCGTAAACAACCTTTGATTGTTGTCGCAGGCGCAGACTATGGACAAGGTTCATCACGCGACTGGGCGGCTAAAGGCGTGCGATTAGCGGGTGTTGAAGTGATCGTCGCTGAAGGCTTTGAGCGAATACACAGAACCAATTTAGTCGGTATGGGCGTCTTACCTCTGCAATTCAAAGAGGGGACGGACCGCAACACCTTACAACTCGATGGTACTGAAC encodes:
- the acnD gene encoding Fe/S-dependent 2-methylisocitrate dehydratase AcnD translates to MSDVNIEKPPSLDQNIGVENSQYRKVLPGTGLEYFDAREAVDAISPGSYKTLPYTSRVLAEQLVRRCDPAALEDSLKQIIERKSDLDFPWYPARVVCHDILGQTALVDLAGLRDAIADQGGDPAKVNPVVETQLIVDHSLAVEHAGFDSEAFDKNRAIEERRNEDRFHFIEWCKTAFKNVSVIPAGNGIMHQINLEKMSPVIQSKQGIAFPDTCVGTDSHTPHVDALGVIAIGVGGLEAETVMLGRPSMMRLPDIVGVKLTGQRQEGITATDIVLAITEFLRNERVVSSYLEFFGEGARALTIGDRATISNMTPEYGATAGMFYIDEQTIQYLKLTGREPEQVELVELYAKQTGLWADDLDSAQYERVLEFDLSKVERNLAGPSNPHRRLPTSKLAQQGISQASWKAQHAEQYSEEQMPDGAVIIAAITSCTNTSNPRNVVAAGLVAKKANQLGLVRKPWVKTSFAPGSKVAKLYLESAGLLPELEQLGFGIVGYACTTCNGMSGALDPQIQQEVIERDLYSTAVLSGNRNFDGRIHPYAKQAFLASPPLVVAYALAGTIRFDIEKDSLGVDSNGNPIYLSDLWPSDAEIDAVVGEHVKPQQFQQIYVKMFQPDDEQLSNEPLYDWRPKSTYIRRPPYWEGALAGERNLAGMRPLAILGDNITTDHLSPSNAILASSAAGEYLAKMDVPEEDFNSYATHRGDHLTAQRATFANPKLFNEMVKESGNVVQGSLARVEPEGQVTRMWEAIETYMNRKQPLIVVAGADYGQGSSRDWAAKGVRLAGVEVIVAEGFERIHRTNLVGMGVLPLQFKEGTDRNTLQLDGTELYDVYGDIQAGSDLALVITRKNGEKRDVPVTCRLDTADEVSVYSAGGVLQRFAKDFLAQ